From Peromyscus eremicus chromosome 3, PerEre_H2_v1, whole genome shotgun sequence, one genomic window encodes:
- the Slc6a6 gene encoding sodium- and chloride-dependent taurine transporter isoform X3 → MNPVHPENEEMATKEKLQCLKDFHKDILKPSPGKSPGTRPEDEAEGKPPQREKWSSKIDFVLSVAGGFVGLGNVWRFPYLCYKNGGGAFLIPYFIFLFGSGLPVFFLEVIIGQYTSEGGITCWEKICPLFSGIGYASIVIVSLLNVYYIVILAWATYYLFQSFQNELPWAHCNHSWNTPHCMEDTLRKNESLWVAISTTNFTSPVIEFWE, encoded by the exons AAAACGAGGAAATGGCCACCAAAGAGAAGCTGCAATGTCTGAAAGACTTCCACAAAGACATCCTGAAGCCTTCGCCAGGGAAGAGCCCAGGCACACGGCCTGAGGATGAGGCTGAGGGGAAGCCCCCTCAGAGGGAGAAGTGGTCCAGCAAGATTGACTTTGTGCTGTCTGTGGCCGGAGGCTTCGTGGGTTTGGGCAACGTCTGGCGTTTCCCGTACCTCTGCTACAAAAATGGTGGAG GTGCTTTCCTCATACcgtattttattttcctgttcgGGAGCGGCCTGCCTGTGTTTTTCCTGGAGGTCATCATAGGCCAGTACACCTCAGAAGGGGGCATCACCTGCTGGGAGAAGATCTGCCCCTTGTTCTCTG GCATTGGCTACGCGTCCATCGTCATCGTGTCCCTCCTGAATGTGTACTACATTGTCATCCTGGCCTGGGCCACGTACTACCTATTCCAGTCCTTCCAGAACGAGCTTCCCTGGGCCCACTGCAACCACAGCTGGAACACCCCGCATTGCATGGAGGACACCCTGCGTAAGAACGAGAGTCTCTGGGTCGCCATTAGCACCACCAACTTCACCTCACCTGTCATCGAGTTCTGGGAGTAA